The Pan paniscus chromosome 12, NHGRI_mPanPan1-v2.0_pri, whole genome shotgun sequence genome window below encodes:
- the GTF3C2 gene encoding general transcription factor 3C polypeptide 2 isoform X1, with protein sequence MAPRVVVGQSLSAVSQPLPRGGSLTPRVVPRALQRHWRKQGPVVFPCLVLLSRGKLAACWESQRWRLQLRRRQLTLLEGCIGLSVRQNPLKSLLKHKVLAPSRIADSGQPFWGVLMDTCGVGYVALGEAGPVGNMTVVDSPGQEVLNQLDVKTSSEMTSAEASVEMSLPTPLPGFEDSPDQRRLPPEQESLSRLEQPDLSSEMSKVSKPRASKPGRKRGGRTRKGPKRPQQPNPPSAPLVPGLLDQSNPLSTPMPKKRGRKSKAELLLLKLSKDLDRPESQSPKRPPEDFETPSGERPRRRAAQVALLYLQELAEELSTALPAPVSCPEGPKVSSPTKPKKIRQPAACPGGEEVDGAPRDEDFFLQVEAEDVEESEGPSESSSEPEPVVPRSTPRGSTSGKQKPHCRGMAPNGLPNHIMAPVWKCLHLTKDFREQKHSYWEFAEWIPLAWKWHLLSELEAAPYLPQEEKSPLFSVQREGLPEDGTLYRINRFSSITAHPERWDVSFFTGGPLWALDWCPVPEGAGASQYVALFSSPDMNETHPLSQLHSGPGLLQLWGLGTLQQESCPGNRAHFVYGIACDNGCIWDLKFCPSGAWELPGTPRKAPLLPRLGLLALACSDGKVLLFSLPHPEALLAQQPPDAVKPAIYKVQCVATLQVGSMQATDPSECGQCLSLAWMPTRPHQHLAAGYYNGMVVFWNLPTNSPLQRIRLSDGSLKLYPFQCFLAHDQAVRTLQWCKANSHFLVSAGSDRKIKFWDLRRPYEPINSIKRFLSTELAWLLPYNGVTVAQDNCYASYGLCGIHYIDAGYLGFKAYFTAPRKGTVWSLSGSDWLGTIAAGDISGELIAAILPDMALNPINVKRPVERRFPIYKADLIPYQDSPEGPDHSSASSGVPNPPKARTYTETVNHHYLLFQDTDLGSFHDLLRREPMLRMQEGEGHSQLCLDRLQLEAIHKVRFSPNLDSYGWLVSGGQSGLVRIHFVRGLASPLGHRMQLESRAHFNAMFQPSSPTRRPGFSPTSHRLLPTP encoded by the exons CTTGAGTGTGCGTCAGAATCCCCTGaagagcttgttaaaacacaagGTGCTGGCCCCATCCAGAATTGCTGATTCG GGGCAGCCATTTTGGGGGGTGCTGATGGATACCTGCGGGGTCGGCTATGTTGCCCTGGGGGAGGCCGGCCCCGTGGGGAACATGACTGTGGTAGACTCTCCTGGACAAGAGGTGCTAAATCAGCTTGATGTCAAGACCTCTTCAGAAATGACCAGTGCAGAGGCTTCCGTAGAGATGTCATTACCTACCCCTTTGCCTGGATTTGAGGATTCTCCTGATCAGAGGAGGCTCCCTCCAGAGCAGGAAAGCCTCTCCAGACTGGAACAGCCAG ATCTTTCTTCAGAGATGTCAAAGGTCTCAAAGCCTAGGGCCTCAAAGCCTGGCCGGAAGAGAGGTGGTAGGACACGAAAAGGCCCCAAAAGGCCCCAACAGCCTAATCCTCCATCAGCCCCACTGGTTCCTGGTCTCTTAGATCAATCCAACCCTCTGTCCACCCCCATGCCTAAGAAACGAGGTCGAAAGTCCAAGGcagagctgctgctgctgaagTTGTCAAAAGACCTAGATCGGCCAGAATCTCAATCTCCAAAGAGGCCCCCTGAGGACTTTGAGACCCCTTCTGGGGAACGACCCCGCCGAAGGGCTGCCCAAGT GGCACTTCTGTATCTTCAGGAACTGGCTGAAGAGCTCTCAACAGCCCTGCCTGCCCCTGTGTCCTGTCCTGAGGGCCCCAAGGTGAGCAGCCCCACCAAACCGAAGAAGATCCGGCAGCCAGCAGCCTGTCCAGGTGGAGAAGAGGTGGATGGTGCTCCACGGGATGAAGACTTTTTTCTCCAGGTTGAGGCTGAAGATGTGGAAGAAAGTGAGGGCCCAAGTGAGAGCTCATCTGAACCTGAGCCTGTAGTGCCCCGAAGCACCCCGCGAGGATCTACTTCAGGG AAACAGAAGCCACACTGCCGGGGAATGGCTCCCAATGGCTTACCAAATCATATCATGGCTCCTGTTTGGAAGTGCCTCCATCTCACCAAGGACTT CCGAGAGCAGAAACATTCATACTGGGAGTTTGCTGAATGGATTCCTTTAGCCTGGAAGTGGCACTTGTTATCTGAGCT TGAGGCCGCTCCCTACTTGCCCCAGGAGGAGAAGTCTCCATTGTTTTCTGTACAACGTGAAGGGCTACCTGAAGATGGCACCCTCTACCGAATAAACAG aTTTAGCTCGATCACAGCACATCCAGAGCGCTGGGATGTGTCCTTCTTCACGGGGGGACCGCTCTGGGCTCTGGACTGGTGCCCAGTGCCAGAGGGGGCAGGAGCCTCGCAATATGTGGCTCTTTTCTCCAGCCCTGACATGAATGAGACACACCCACTGAGCCAGCTTCATTCGGGTCCTGGGCTGCTCCAGCTCTGGGGCCTTGGGACCTTGCAGCAAGAAAGCTG tcctgGCAACAGGGCCCACTTTGTCTATGGGATTGCTTGTGACAACGGCTGCATCTGGGACCTCAAGTTCTGCCCCAGTGGAGCATGGGAACTTCCAGGCACCCCTCGGAAG GCTCCTCTCCTGCCCCGGTTGGGTCTCTTGGCTCTGGCCTGCTCAGACGGGAAAGTACTGCTATTCAGTCTACCCCATCCGGAGGCCCTGCTGGCTCAGCAACCCCCAG ATGCAGTGAAGCCTGCCATATATAAG GTACAATGTGTGGCAACTCTGCAGGTGGGGTCTATGCAAGCTACAGACCCCTCTGAGTGTGGTCAGTGCCTTAGCCTGGCCTGGATGCCTACCAGGCCCCACCAACACCTAGCTGCTGGATATTATAATg GCATGGTGGTTTTCTGGAACCTTCCCACTAACTCACCCCTGCAGCGGATACGGCTCTCTGATGGCTCCTTAAAGCTCTACCCCTTCCAGTGTTTCCTAGCCCATGACCAGGCTGTGCGTACCCTTCAATGGTGCAAAGCTAACAG CCATTTCCTTGTCTCTGCGGGGAGTGACCGGAAAATCAAATTCTGGGACCTTCGACGACCTTACGAACCCATAAACTCTATCAAGCGCTTCTTGAGTACAGAACTGGCCTGGCTGCTTCCCTACAATGGTGTCACTGTGGCTCAGGACAACTGCTATGCCTC TTATGGACTCTGTGGGATTCATTATATTGACGCTGGTTACCTTGGTTTCAAGGCCTACTTCACTGCTCCTCGAAAAGGCACCGTTTGG AGTCTTTCAGGATCCGACTGGCTTGGGACAATAGCTGCAGGAGATATATCCGGGGAGCTCATTGCTGCTATATTACCAGATATGGCACTGAATCCAATAAATGTCAAGCGACCTGTAGAGCGAAGATTT CCTATATATAAAGCAGATCTGATACCGTATCAGGACAGTCCTGAAGGTCCAGACCATTCTTCTGCTTCATCTGGGGTCCCCAACCCTCCCAAGGCTCGAACTTACACTGAAACTGTCAACCATCACTACTTGCTCTTTCAGGACACAGATTTG GGTTCATTCCATGATCTGCTCCGTAGAGAACCAATGCTGCGCATGCAGGAGGGAGAGGGGCATTCTCAACTCTGCCTGGACaggctgcagctggaggctattcATAAG GTACGTTTCAGCCCAAACCTGGACTCCTATGGATGGCTGGTATCTGGGGGGCAGTCAGGGCTGGTTCGAATCCATTTTGTCCGTGGACTCGCCTCCCCACTGGGCCACCGTATGCAGCTTGAAAGCCGAGCCCACTTCAATGCTATGTTCCAACCATCCTCCCCCACTAGACGGCCTGGCTTCTCTCCAACCAGCCATCGCCTTCTGCCCACTCCCTAG
- the GTF3C2 gene encoding general transcription factor 3C polypeptide 2 isoform X2, whose product MYRGQPFWGVLMDTCGVGYVALGEAGPVGNMTVVDSPGQEVLNQLDVKTSSEMTSAEASVEMSLPTPLPGFEDSPDQRRLPPEQESLSRLEQPDLSSEMSKVSKPRASKPGRKRGGRTRKGPKRPQQPNPPSAPLVPGLLDQSNPLSTPMPKKRGRKSKAELLLLKLSKDLDRPESQSPKRPPEDFETPSGERPRRRAAQVALLYLQELAEELSTALPAPVSCPEGPKVSSPTKPKKIRQPAACPGGEEVDGAPRDEDFFLQVEAEDVEESEGPSESSSEPEPVVPRSTPRGSTSGKQKPHCRGMAPNGLPNHIMAPVWKCLHLTKDFREQKHSYWEFAEWIPLAWKWHLLSELEAAPYLPQEEKSPLFSVQREGLPEDGTLYRINRFSSITAHPERWDVSFFTGGPLWALDWCPVPEGAGASQYVALFSSPDMNETHPLSQLHSGPGLLQLWGLGTLQQESCPGNRAHFVYGIACDNGCIWDLKFCPSGAWELPGTPRKAPLLPRLGLLALACSDGKVLLFSLPHPEALLAQQPPDAVKPAIYKVQCVATLQVGSMQATDPSECGQCLSLAWMPTRPHQHLAAGYYNGMVVFWNLPTNSPLQRIRLSDGSLKLYPFQCFLAHDQAVRTLQWCKANSHFLVSAGSDRKIKFWDLRRPYEPINSIKRFLSTELAWLLPYNGVTVAQDNCYASYGLCGIHYIDAGYLGFKAYFTAPRKGTVWSLSGSDWLGTIAAGDISGELIAAILPDMALNPINVKRPVERRFPIYKADLIPYQDSPEGPDHSSASSGVPNPPKARTYTETVNHHYLLFQDTDLGSFHDLLRREPMLRMQEGEGHSQLCLDRLQLEAIHKVRFSPNLDSYGWLVSGGQSGLVRIHFVRGLASPLGHRMQLESRAHFNAMFQPSSPTRRPGFSPTSHRLLPTP is encoded by the exons GGGCAGCCATTTTGGGGGGTGCTGATGGATACCTGCGGGGTCGGCTATGTTGCCCTGGGGGAGGCCGGCCCCGTGGGGAACATGACTGTGGTAGACTCTCCTGGACAAGAGGTGCTAAATCAGCTTGATGTCAAGACCTCTTCAGAAATGACCAGTGCAGAGGCTTCCGTAGAGATGTCATTACCTACCCCTTTGCCTGGATTTGAGGATTCTCCTGATCAGAGGAGGCTCCCTCCAGAGCAGGAAAGCCTCTCCAGACTGGAACAGCCAG ATCTTTCTTCAGAGATGTCAAAGGTCTCAAAGCCTAGGGCCTCAAAGCCTGGCCGGAAGAGAGGTGGTAGGACACGAAAAGGCCCCAAAAGGCCCCAACAGCCTAATCCTCCATCAGCCCCACTGGTTCCTGGTCTCTTAGATCAATCCAACCCTCTGTCCACCCCCATGCCTAAGAAACGAGGTCGAAAGTCCAAGGcagagctgctgctgctgaagTTGTCAAAAGACCTAGATCGGCCAGAATCTCAATCTCCAAAGAGGCCCCCTGAGGACTTTGAGACCCCTTCTGGGGAACGACCCCGCCGAAGGGCTGCCCAAGT GGCACTTCTGTATCTTCAGGAACTGGCTGAAGAGCTCTCAACAGCCCTGCCTGCCCCTGTGTCCTGTCCTGAGGGCCCCAAGGTGAGCAGCCCCACCAAACCGAAGAAGATCCGGCAGCCAGCAGCCTGTCCAGGTGGAGAAGAGGTGGATGGTGCTCCACGGGATGAAGACTTTTTTCTCCAGGTTGAGGCTGAAGATGTGGAAGAAAGTGAGGGCCCAAGTGAGAGCTCATCTGAACCTGAGCCTGTAGTGCCCCGAAGCACCCCGCGAGGATCTACTTCAGGG AAACAGAAGCCACACTGCCGGGGAATGGCTCCCAATGGCTTACCAAATCATATCATGGCTCCTGTTTGGAAGTGCCTCCATCTCACCAAGGACTT CCGAGAGCAGAAACATTCATACTGGGAGTTTGCTGAATGGATTCCTTTAGCCTGGAAGTGGCACTTGTTATCTGAGCT TGAGGCCGCTCCCTACTTGCCCCAGGAGGAGAAGTCTCCATTGTTTTCTGTACAACGTGAAGGGCTACCTGAAGATGGCACCCTCTACCGAATAAACAG aTTTAGCTCGATCACAGCACATCCAGAGCGCTGGGATGTGTCCTTCTTCACGGGGGGACCGCTCTGGGCTCTGGACTGGTGCCCAGTGCCAGAGGGGGCAGGAGCCTCGCAATATGTGGCTCTTTTCTCCAGCCCTGACATGAATGAGACACACCCACTGAGCCAGCTTCATTCGGGTCCTGGGCTGCTCCAGCTCTGGGGCCTTGGGACCTTGCAGCAAGAAAGCTG tcctgGCAACAGGGCCCACTTTGTCTATGGGATTGCTTGTGACAACGGCTGCATCTGGGACCTCAAGTTCTGCCCCAGTGGAGCATGGGAACTTCCAGGCACCCCTCGGAAG GCTCCTCTCCTGCCCCGGTTGGGTCTCTTGGCTCTGGCCTGCTCAGACGGGAAAGTACTGCTATTCAGTCTACCCCATCCGGAGGCCCTGCTGGCTCAGCAACCCCCAG ATGCAGTGAAGCCTGCCATATATAAG GTACAATGTGTGGCAACTCTGCAGGTGGGGTCTATGCAAGCTACAGACCCCTCTGAGTGTGGTCAGTGCCTTAGCCTGGCCTGGATGCCTACCAGGCCCCACCAACACCTAGCTGCTGGATATTATAATg GCATGGTGGTTTTCTGGAACCTTCCCACTAACTCACCCCTGCAGCGGATACGGCTCTCTGATGGCTCCTTAAAGCTCTACCCCTTCCAGTGTTTCCTAGCCCATGACCAGGCTGTGCGTACCCTTCAATGGTGCAAAGCTAACAG CCATTTCCTTGTCTCTGCGGGGAGTGACCGGAAAATCAAATTCTGGGACCTTCGACGACCTTACGAACCCATAAACTCTATCAAGCGCTTCTTGAGTACAGAACTGGCCTGGCTGCTTCCCTACAATGGTGTCACTGTGGCTCAGGACAACTGCTATGCCTC TTATGGACTCTGTGGGATTCATTATATTGACGCTGGTTACCTTGGTTTCAAGGCCTACTTCACTGCTCCTCGAAAAGGCACCGTTTGG AGTCTTTCAGGATCCGACTGGCTTGGGACAATAGCTGCAGGAGATATATCCGGGGAGCTCATTGCTGCTATATTACCAGATATGGCACTGAATCCAATAAATGTCAAGCGACCTGTAGAGCGAAGATTT CCTATATATAAAGCAGATCTGATACCGTATCAGGACAGTCCTGAAGGTCCAGACCATTCTTCTGCTTCATCTGGGGTCCCCAACCCTCCCAAGGCTCGAACTTACACTGAAACTGTCAACCATCACTACTTGCTCTTTCAGGACACAGATTTG GGTTCATTCCATGATCTGCTCCGTAGAGAACCAATGCTGCGCATGCAGGAGGGAGAGGGGCATTCTCAACTCTGCCTGGACaggctgcagctggaggctattcATAAG GTACGTTTCAGCCCAAACCTGGACTCCTATGGATGGCTGGTATCTGGGGGGCAGTCAGGGCTGGTTCGAATCCATTTTGTCCGTGGACTCGCCTCCCCACTGGGCCACCGTATGCAGCTTGAAAGCCGAGCCCACTTCAATGCTATGTTCCAACCATCCTCCCCCACTAGACGGCCTGGCTTCTCTCCAACCAGCCATCGCCTTCTGCCCACTCCCTAG
- the GTF3C2 gene encoding general transcription factor 3C polypeptide 2 isoform X4, whose amino-acid sequence MYRGQPFWGVLMDTCGVGYVALGEAGPVGNMTVVDSPGQEVLNQLDVKTSSEMTSAEASVEMSLPTPLPGFEDSPDQRRLPPEQESLSRLEQPDLSSEMSKVSKPRASKPGRKRGGRTRKGPKRPQQPNPPSAPLVPGLLDQSNPLSTPMPKKRGRKSKAELLLLKLSKDLDRPESQSPKRPPEDFETPSGERPRRRAAQVALLYLQELAEELSTALPAPVSCPEGPKVSSPTKPKKIRQPAACPGGEEVDGAPRDEDFFLQVEAEDVEESEGPSESSSEPEPVVPRSTPRGSTSGKQKPHCRGMAPNGLPNHIMAPVWKCLHLTKDFREQKHSYWEFAEWIPLAWKWHLLSELEAAPYLPQEEKSPLFSVQREGLPEDGTLYRINRFSSITAHPERWDVSFFTGGPLWALDWCPVPEGAGASQYVALFSSPDMNETHPLSQLHSGPGLLQLWGLGTLQQESCPGNRAHFVYGIACDNGCIWDLKFCPSGAWELPGTPRKAPLLPRLGLLALACSDGKVLLFSLPHPEALLAQQPPDAVKPAIYKVQCVATLQVGSMQATDPSECGQCLSLAWMPTRPHQHLAAGYYNGMVVFWNLPTNSPLQRIRLSDGSLKLYPFQCFLAHDQAVRTLQWCKANSHFLVSAGSDRKIKFWDLRRPYEPINSIKRFLSTELAWLLPYNGVTVAQDNCYASYGLCGIHYIDAGYLGFKAYFTAPRKGTVWSLSGSDWLGTIAAGDISGELIAAILPDMALNPINVKRPVERRFPIYKADLIPYQDSPEGPDHSSASSGVPNPPKARTYTETVNHHYLLFQDTDLGSFHDLLRREPMLRMQEGEGHSQLCLDRLQLEAIHKGNHHVCPRG is encoded by the exons GGGCAGCCATTTTGGGGGGTGCTGATGGATACCTGCGGGGTCGGCTATGTTGCCCTGGGGGAGGCCGGCCCCGTGGGGAACATGACTGTGGTAGACTCTCCTGGACAAGAGGTGCTAAATCAGCTTGATGTCAAGACCTCTTCAGAAATGACCAGTGCAGAGGCTTCCGTAGAGATGTCATTACCTACCCCTTTGCCTGGATTTGAGGATTCTCCTGATCAGAGGAGGCTCCCTCCAGAGCAGGAAAGCCTCTCCAGACTGGAACAGCCAG ATCTTTCTTCAGAGATGTCAAAGGTCTCAAAGCCTAGGGCCTCAAAGCCTGGCCGGAAGAGAGGTGGTAGGACACGAAAAGGCCCCAAAAGGCCCCAACAGCCTAATCCTCCATCAGCCCCACTGGTTCCTGGTCTCTTAGATCAATCCAACCCTCTGTCCACCCCCATGCCTAAGAAACGAGGTCGAAAGTCCAAGGcagagctgctgctgctgaagTTGTCAAAAGACCTAGATCGGCCAGAATCTCAATCTCCAAAGAGGCCCCCTGAGGACTTTGAGACCCCTTCTGGGGAACGACCCCGCCGAAGGGCTGCCCAAGT GGCACTTCTGTATCTTCAGGAACTGGCTGAAGAGCTCTCAACAGCCCTGCCTGCCCCTGTGTCCTGTCCTGAGGGCCCCAAGGTGAGCAGCCCCACCAAACCGAAGAAGATCCGGCAGCCAGCAGCCTGTCCAGGTGGAGAAGAGGTGGATGGTGCTCCACGGGATGAAGACTTTTTTCTCCAGGTTGAGGCTGAAGATGTGGAAGAAAGTGAGGGCCCAAGTGAGAGCTCATCTGAACCTGAGCCTGTAGTGCCCCGAAGCACCCCGCGAGGATCTACTTCAGGG AAACAGAAGCCACACTGCCGGGGAATGGCTCCCAATGGCTTACCAAATCATATCATGGCTCCTGTTTGGAAGTGCCTCCATCTCACCAAGGACTT CCGAGAGCAGAAACATTCATACTGGGAGTTTGCTGAATGGATTCCTTTAGCCTGGAAGTGGCACTTGTTATCTGAGCT TGAGGCCGCTCCCTACTTGCCCCAGGAGGAGAAGTCTCCATTGTTTTCTGTACAACGTGAAGGGCTACCTGAAGATGGCACCCTCTACCGAATAAACAG aTTTAGCTCGATCACAGCACATCCAGAGCGCTGGGATGTGTCCTTCTTCACGGGGGGACCGCTCTGGGCTCTGGACTGGTGCCCAGTGCCAGAGGGGGCAGGAGCCTCGCAATATGTGGCTCTTTTCTCCAGCCCTGACATGAATGAGACACACCCACTGAGCCAGCTTCATTCGGGTCCTGGGCTGCTCCAGCTCTGGGGCCTTGGGACCTTGCAGCAAGAAAGCTG tcctgGCAACAGGGCCCACTTTGTCTATGGGATTGCTTGTGACAACGGCTGCATCTGGGACCTCAAGTTCTGCCCCAGTGGAGCATGGGAACTTCCAGGCACCCCTCGGAAG GCTCCTCTCCTGCCCCGGTTGGGTCTCTTGGCTCTGGCCTGCTCAGACGGGAAAGTACTGCTATTCAGTCTACCCCATCCGGAGGCCCTGCTGGCTCAGCAACCCCCAG ATGCAGTGAAGCCTGCCATATATAAG GTACAATGTGTGGCAACTCTGCAGGTGGGGTCTATGCAAGCTACAGACCCCTCTGAGTGTGGTCAGTGCCTTAGCCTGGCCTGGATGCCTACCAGGCCCCACCAACACCTAGCTGCTGGATATTATAATg GCATGGTGGTTTTCTGGAACCTTCCCACTAACTCACCCCTGCAGCGGATACGGCTCTCTGATGGCTCCTTAAAGCTCTACCCCTTCCAGTGTTTCCTAGCCCATGACCAGGCTGTGCGTACCCTTCAATGGTGCAAAGCTAACAG CCATTTCCTTGTCTCTGCGGGGAGTGACCGGAAAATCAAATTCTGGGACCTTCGACGACCTTACGAACCCATAAACTCTATCAAGCGCTTCTTGAGTACAGAACTGGCCTGGCTGCTTCCCTACAATGGTGTCACTGTGGCTCAGGACAACTGCTATGCCTC TTATGGACTCTGTGGGATTCATTATATTGACGCTGGTTACCTTGGTTTCAAGGCCTACTTCACTGCTCCTCGAAAAGGCACCGTTTGG AGTCTTTCAGGATCCGACTGGCTTGGGACAATAGCTGCAGGAGATATATCCGGGGAGCTCATTGCTGCTATATTACCAGATATGGCACTGAATCCAATAAATGTCAAGCGACCTGTAGAGCGAAGATTT CCTATATATAAAGCAGATCTGATACCGTATCAGGACAGTCCTGAAGGTCCAGACCATTCTTCTGCTTCATCTGGGGTCCCCAACCCTCCCAAGGCTCGAACTTACACTGAAACTGTCAACCATCACTACTTGCTCTTTCAGGACACAGATTTG GGTTCATTCCATGATCTGCTCCGTAGAGAACCAATGCTGCGCATGCAGGAGGGAGAGGGGCATTCTCAACTCTGCCTGGACaggctgcagctggaggctattcATAAG GGTAACCATCATGTATGCCCACGAGGGTGA
- the GTF3C2 gene encoding general transcription factor 3C polypeptide 2 isoform X3 codes for MDTCGVGYVALGEAGPVGNMTVVDSPGQEVLNQLDVKTSSEMTSAEASVEMSLPTPLPGFEDSPDQRRLPPEQESLSRLEQPDLSSEMSKVSKPRASKPGRKRGGRTRKGPKRPQQPNPPSAPLVPGLLDQSNPLSTPMPKKRGRKSKAELLLLKLSKDLDRPESQSPKRPPEDFETPSGERPRRRAAQVALLYLQELAEELSTALPAPVSCPEGPKVSSPTKPKKIRQPAACPGGEEVDGAPRDEDFFLQVEAEDVEESEGPSESSSEPEPVVPRSTPRGSTSGKQKPHCRGMAPNGLPNHIMAPVWKCLHLTKDFREQKHSYWEFAEWIPLAWKWHLLSELEAAPYLPQEEKSPLFSVQREGLPEDGTLYRINRFSSITAHPERWDVSFFTGGPLWALDWCPVPEGAGASQYVALFSSPDMNETHPLSQLHSGPGLLQLWGLGTLQQESCPGNRAHFVYGIACDNGCIWDLKFCPSGAWELPGTPRKAPLLPRLGLLALACSDGKVLLFSLPHPEALLAQQPPDAVKPAIYKVQCVATLQVGSMQATDPSECGQCLSLAWMPTRPHQHLAAGYYNGMVVFWNLPTNSPLQRIRLSDGSLKLYPFQCFLAHDQAVRTLQWCKANSHFLVSAGSDRKIKFWDLRRPYEPINSIKRFLSTELAWLLPYNGVTVAQDNCYASYGLCGIHYIDAGYLGFKAYFTAPRKGTVWSLSGSDWLGTIAAGDISGELIAAILPDMALNPINVKRPVERRFPIYKADLIPYQDSPEGPDHSSASSGVPNPPKARTYTETVNHHYLLFQDTDLGSFHDLLRREPMLRMQEGEGHSQLCLDRLQLEAIHKVRFSPNLDSYGWLVSGGQSGLVRIHFVRGLASPLGHRMQLESRAHFNAMFQPSSPTRRPGFSPTSHRLLPTP; via the exons ATGGATACCTGCGGGGTCGGCTATGTTGCCCTGGGGGAGGCCGGCCCCGTGGGGAACATGACTGTGGTAGACTCTCCTGGACAAGAGGTGCTAAATCAGCTTGATGTCAAGACCTCTTCAGAAATGACCAGTGCAGAGGCTTCCGTAGAGATGTCATTACCTACCCCTTTGCCTGGATTTGAGGATTCTCCTGATCAGAGGAGGCTCCCTCCAGAGCAGGAAAGCCTCTCCAGACTGGAACAGCCAG ATCTTTCTTCAGAGATGTCAAAGGTCTCAAAGCCTAGGGCCTCAAAGCCTGGCCGGAAGAGAGGTGGTAGGACACGAAAAGGCCCCAAAAGGCCCCAACAGCCTAATCCTCCATCAGCCCCACTGGTTCCTGGTCTCTTAGATCAATCCAACCCTCTGTCCACCCCCATGCCTAAGAAACGAGGTCGAAAGTCCAAGGcagagctgctgctgctgaagTTGTCAAAAGACCTAGATCGGCCAGAATCTCAATCTCCAAAGAGGCCCCCTGAGGACTTTGAGACCCCTTCTGGGGAACGACCCCGCCGAAGGGCTGCCCAAGT GGCACTTCTGTATCTTCAGGAACTGGCTGAAGAGCTCTCAACAGCCCTGCCTGCCCCTGTGTCCTGTCCTGAGGGCCCCAAGGTGAGCAGCCCCACCAAACCGAAGAAGATCCGGCAGCCAGCAGCCTGTCCAGGTGGAGAAGAGGTGGATGGTGCTCCACGGGATGAAGACTTTTTTCTCCAGGTTGAGGCTGAAGATGTGGAAGAAAGTGAGGGCCCAAGTGAGAGCTCATCTGAACCTGAGCCTGTAGTGCCCCGAAGCACCCCGCGAGGATCTACTTCAGGG AAACAGAAGCCACACTGCCGGGGAATGGCTCCCAATGGCTTACCAAATCATATCATGGCTCCTGTTTGGAAGTGCCTCCATCTCACCAAGGACTT CCGAGAGCAGAAACATTCATACTGGGAGTTTGCTGAATGGATTCCTTTAGCCTGGAAGTGGCACTTGTTATCTGAGCT TGAGGCCGCTCCCTACTTGCCCCAGGAGGAGAAGTCTCCATTGTTTTCTGTACAACGTGAAGGGCTACCTGAAGATGGCACCCTCTACCGAATAAACAG aTTTAGCTCGATCACAGCACATCCAGAGCGCTGGGATGTGTCCTTCTTCACGGGGGGACCGCTCTGGGCTCTGGACTGGTGCCCAGTGCCAGAGGGGGCAGGAGCCTCGCAATATGTGGCTCTTTTCTCCAGCCCTGACATGAATGAGACACACCCACTGAGCCAGCTTCATTCGGGTCCTGGGCTGCTCCAGCTCTGGGGCCTTGGGACCTTGCAGCAAGAAAGCTG tcctgGCAACAGGGCCCACTTTGTCTATGGGATTGCTTGTGACAACGGCTGCATCTGGGACCTCAAGTTCTGCCCCAGTGGAGCATGGGAACTTCCAGGCACCCCTCGGAAG GCTCCTCTCCTGCCCCGGTTGGGTCTCTTGGCTCTGGCCTGCTCAGACGGGAAAGTACTGCTATTCAGTCTACCCCATCCGGAGGCCCTGCTGGCTCAGCAACCCCCAG ATGCAGTGAAGCCTGCCATATATAAG GTACAATGTGTGGCAACTCTGCAGGTGGGGTCTATGCAAGCTACAGACCCCTCTGAGTGTGGTCAGTGCCTTAGCCTGGCCTGGATGCCTACCAGGCCCCACCAACACCTAGCTGCTGGATATTATAATg GCATGGTGGTTTTCTGGAACCTTCCCACTAACTCACCCCTGCAGCGGATACGGCTCTCTGATGGCTCCTTAAAGCTCTACCCCTTCCAGTGTTTCCTAGCCCATGACCAGGCTGTGCGTACCCTTCAATGGTGCAAAGCTAACAG CCATTTCCTTGTCTCTGCGGGGAGTGACCGGAAAATCAAATTCTGGGACCTTCGACGACCTTACGAACCCATAAACTCTATCAAGCGCTTCTTGAGTACAGAACTGGCCTGGCTGCTTCCCTACAATGGTGTCACTGTGGCTCAGGACAACTGCTATGCCTC TTATGGACTCTGTGGGATTCATTATATTGACGCTGGTTACCTTGGTTTCAAGGCCTACTTCACTGCTCCTCGAAAAGGCACCGTTTGG AGTCTTTCAGGATCCGACTGGCTTGGGACAATAGCTGCAGGAGATATATCCGGGGAGCTCATTGCTGCTATATTACCAGATATGGCACTGAATCCAATAAATGTCAAGCGACCTGTAGAGCGAAGATTT CCTATATATAAAGCAGATCTGATACCGTATCAGGACAGTCCTGAAGGTCCAGACCATTCTTCTGCTTCATCTGGGGTCCCCAACCCTCCCAAGGCTCGAACTTACACTGAAACTGTCAACCATCACTACTTGCTCTTTCAGGACACAGATTTG GGTTCATTCCATGATCTGCTCCGTAGAGAACCAATGCTGCGCATGCAGGAGGGAGAGGGGCATTCTCAACTCTGCCTGGACaggctgcagctggaggctattcATAAG GTACGTTTCAGCCCAAACCTGGACTCCTATGGATGGCTGGTATCTGGGGGGCAGTCAGGGCTGGTTCGAATCCATTTTGTCCGTGGACTCGCCTCCCCACTGGGCCACCGTATGCAGCTTGAAAGCCGAGCCCACTTCAATGCTATGTTCCAACCATCCTCCCCCACTAGACGGCCTGGCTTCTCTCCAACCAGCCATCGCCTTCTGCCCACTCCCTAG